TGAGCCCGAACGCCTTGGCGCCGCAGGCGTCCCAGGGATTGGAGGAGATGAACAGTACTTCGGCAGGCGGCACGTGGAGCACTTCCTCGATCAGCGTGTAGGCCTCGGGACTGGGCTTGAAGATCTTCCTGGCGTCGACGCTGATGACCGCATCGAGCAGGCGGTCGAGCCCGCTGTTGCGCACCAGCGCGTTGAGCATATCGGGGCTGCCGTTGGACAGGATCGCAAGCTTGCGATCCTTCATCGCTGACAGTGCAGCGAGTGCATCCGGATAGAGTTCGAGATGCAGATATTTGTCGACGATGCGCGCGAAAGTGTCGTCGTCATATTCCAGCCCGAGGCTGCGCAGCGCGTAGGCCAGCGAGTCGCGCGTGACTTCAGAGAAATCCTGGTAGCGCCGCATCAGCGAACGCAACCAGCTATATTCGAGCTGCTTGATGCGCCAGACCTGGGTGATGATTTCGCCATAGCCGGGAAACGCGTCCTCGGTAACGTCAGCCACCGACTGGACGTCGTAAAGCGTTCCATAGGCATCGAACACAACGGCTTTGATGGTCATTTGTAACTACTCTTTGACGCCGATCGTCGCATTGAGAAATTCGCGCAATGTGGCGATCGATTGATCCGTCGCCGCCTGGTTGAATTCGAGATGGTGCCCCTGCAACAGCAGCGGCGGCGTGAGCTGCGGCGCATCGAATGCGTGATAGGCGTCGGGAAGCACCGTCAGCTTGATCGGCACGCCCTTGTCCTTCTGCCGCGAGATACCCCAGTCGCCGCGGCCCTCGACCAGATTGCGGCATTCCCTGGCCAAGGCCCAATCGTCGAGCTCGCCGATCAGGATCAGCGCCGGCGCGGTCATCTCGCCCTTCAATCCAAGGCAGAACGGATAGAACGCAACGGCCGCGCGGAACTTGGCCGGCGCTGCCTCTTCCAGATAGCCACGTTCGACCGACATCAGGGCCACCCGGCCGCCGTTCGCAAAACCAATCACAGCAATACGATCGGGATCGACCAATGGATCGCGCACCAGAAAGTTCAGGGTGCGGTAGGCGTCGTCGGCCGAATCGTTCGGAGCCCTGCCTTCGCAGGTTTTAAGGCCGCGTGGACCCAGGCTATCCACGGTGAGCACCGCATAGCCCCAGGATGCGATCTGCTGGCCCCAGCGTTCATCGAGCCGTTTCCAGTTTCCATGGCAGCTATGCAACAACACGACTGCGGGGGCGCGTCCCGCATTGTTGGCTCGCCTCAGATAACCCTGGAGCGGATGTGGGCTGGCAAGCGGGCTCTCGATTTCGACCACGATCGCGGAAGATTCACCCGTAAGGCCATCAGCCGCGCCTCCGGTCAGGAGCGCGGCGAGGAGGGCGATGGTTTTGGCGAATTTCGTCACAGGCCATCTCAACGCTTCGCCGATGAGGGAGCCTTGGTTATATACCCAAAATCCTCCGCGCGTTGGCCTTCAATACTTTCGGCCTGATTTCCTCGCGGATGTCGAGTTTCGCAAAATC
This portion of the Bradyrhizobium sp. AZCC 2262 genome encodes:
- a CDS encoding haloacid dehalogenase type II, giving the protein MTIKAVVFDAYGTLYDVQSVADVTEDAFPGYGEIITQVWRIKQLEYSWLRSLMRRYQDFSEVTRDSLAYALRSLGLEYDDDTFARIVDKYLHLELYPDALAALSAMKDRKLAILSNGSPDMLNALVRNSGLDRLLDAVISVDARKIFKPSPEAYTLIEEVLHVPPAEVLFISSNPWDACGAKAFGLNVAWIERVTPEAMALTCLESETLPPLTMFKILRTQMDELGVAPDHRIHGLSELPALVSAQRS
- a CDS encoding dienelactone hydrolase family protein gives rise to the protein MTKFAKTIALLAALLTGGAADGLTGESSAIVVEIESPLASPHPLQGYLRRANNAGRAPAVVLLHSCHGNWKRLDERWGQQIASWGYAVLTVDSLGPRGLKTCEGRAPNDSADDAYRTLNFLVRDPLVDPDRIAVIGFANGGRVALMSVERGYLEEAAPAKFRAAVAFYPFCLGLKGEMTAPALILIGELDDWALARECRNLVEGRGDWGISRQKDKGVPIKLTVLPDAYHAFDAPQLTPPLLLQGHHLEFNQAATDQSIATLREFLNATIGVKE